A genomic region of Kribbella sp. NBC_00382 contains the following coding sequences:
- the treZ gene encoding malto-oligosyltrehalose trehalohydrolase — MHTFTVWAPAASTVSLVLSDSWLEMKADQGGWWSVEVASAGHGTSYAFSVDGSEPMPDPRSAWQPSGVHGASQVFDSELFGWSDEGWAGRDVRGAVFYELHLGTFTPEGTLEAAAGHLDYLVALGVEVVSLMPVAAFPGRHGWGYDGVDLYAVHEPYGGPAELQRFVDRCHAVGLAVCLDVVYNHLGPSGNYLGSFGPYFTSMHTTPWGPAVNLDDDGSAEVRRWIVDNALRWYRDFHIDALRLDAVHALVDDSPQHLLAQLSVETAELSMELGRPLGLVAESDLNDPRMVEPVADGGLGMTAQWSDDFHHALHVLLTGEKAGYYEDFAAPGAFEKTLTQVFFHDGSYSTFRGKDWGRPVDRERRRGWEFLAYTSNHDQVGNRALGDRPALTPGQLAIGAALVLTSPYTPMLFMGEEWGASTPWRYFTDHTEPELAEAVRVGRRREFASYGWDAEEIPDPQDPETWRSSVLDWTEVDAAPHAELLSWYRDLLALRARSEDLRDGRLSSVEVSYGDSWLVVRRGALRVVVNLSPDEAVVALDGVPAYEVMSFGSVSVVTDGVQLAGESVAIFAS, encoded by the coding sequence ATGCATACCTTCACCGTCTGGGCTCCTGCTGCTTCTACTGTCTCCCTGGTCCTCTCCGACAGTTGGTTGGAGATGAAGGCCGATCAGGGTGGGTGGTGGTCAGTAGAGGTGGCTTCGGCTGGACACGGGACCTCGTATGCCTTCTCTGTCGACGGTAGTGAGCCGATGCCTGATCCGCGGAGCGCTTGGCAGCCTTCAGGCGTGCATGGTGCCAGCCAGGTCTTCGACTCGGAGCTGTTTGGCTGGAGTGACGAGGGCTGGGCCGGGCGGGACGTACGGGGTGCTGTGTTCTATGAGCTGCACCTGGGGACGTTTACGCCCGAGGGGACGCTCGAGGCTGCTGCTGGGCACCTGGATTACCTTGTGGCGTTGGGGGTTGAGGTTGTCTCGCTGATGCCGGTCGCTGCGTTCCCTGGGCGGCATGGGTGGGGCTATGACGGGGTCGACCTGTATGCGGTGCATGAGCCGTATGGCGGGCCTGCTGAGTTGCAGCGGTTCGTGGATCGATGCCATGCGGTCGGGCTGGCGGTGTGTCTCGACGTCGTCTACAACCACCTCGGGCCTAGCGGTAATTACCTTGGGTCCTTCGGGCCTTACTTCACGTCTATGCACACGACGCCGTGGGGTCCGGCCGTCAATCTCGATGATGACGGTAGCGCCGAGGTGCGTCGGTGGATCGTCGACAATGCACTGCGGTGGTACCGGGATTTCCATATCGACGCGCTGCGGCTGGACGCAGTTCATGCGCTTGTTGATGACAGTCCTCAGCATTTGCTGGCGCAGTTGTCTGTGGAGACTGCTGAGCTGTCGATGGAGTTGGGGCGGCCGCTGGGGTTGGTGGCCGAGTCGGATCTCAACGATCCGCGGATGGTCGAGCCGGTGGCTGATGGTGGGCTGGGGATGACGGCGCAGTGGAGCGATGACTTCCACCATGCGTTGCATGTGTTGCTGACCGGGGAGAAGGCTGGGTACTACGAGGACTTCGCCGCGCCGGGAGCTTTTGAGAAGACGCTGACACAGGTGTTCTTCCACGACGGGTCGTACTCGACCTTCCGCGGCAAGGACTGGGGACGGCCGGTGGATCGGGAGCGGCGTCGCGGGTGGGAGTTCCTCGCGTACACGTCGAACCACGACCAGGTCGGCAACCGCGCGCTCGGCGATCGGCCGGCGCTGACGCCGGGGCAGTTGGCGATCGGGGCCGCCCTGGTGCTCACCTCGCCGTACACGCCGATGCTCTTCATGGGCGAGGAATGGGGCGCATCGACGCCTTGGCGGTACTTCACCGATCACACCGAACCCGAGCTGGCCGAGGCAGTGCGGGTCGGGCGGCGGCGGGAGTTCGCGTCGTACGGGTGGGATGCGGAGGAGATCCCGGATCCGCAGGATCCGGAGACCTGGCGGAGCTCGGTGCTCGACTGGACCGAGGTCGACGCTGCGCCGCATGCGGAGTTGCTGAGCTGGTACCGGGATCTGCTGGCGTTGCGGGCTCGGAGCGAGGACCTGCGCGATGGCCGGCTGTCGTCGGTGGAGGTTTCGTACGGCGACTCGTGGCTGGTCGTGCGACGCGGTGCTCTGCGGGTCGTGGTGAACCTGTCGCCGGATGAGGCGGTCGTCGCGCTGGACGGCGTACCGGCGTACGAGGTGATGTCATTCGGGAGTGTTTCGGTGGTCACGGACGGTGTTCAGCTGGCAGGTGAGAGCGTTGCCATCTTTGCAAGCTGA
- a CDS encoding helix-turn-helix transcriptional regulator, with translation MTVTMLNRPTGFHQVPAQDGIATLLANAEDSVIAMSTLTPSGPAFGPRDVRPGIRYRAIYPDTARTAPTLCRHLGAMSLAGVAVRTVPMVPMNALVIDNSIAVLPADTTNGSVAVLRLNSVVTTATELFERMWPDAVSLADCDIPVDTDLSGREKEMLRLLSLGATDEFAAAQLGISVRTVRRMVAQIMNRLGARSRFQAGVKAADRGWLLDRAS, from the coding sequence ATGACTGTCACAATGCTGAACCGCCCCACCGGCTTCCACCAGGTACCGGCCCAGGACGGCATCGCTACTCTGCTGGCCAACGCCGAGGACTCGGTGATCGCGATGAGCACCCTGACCCCGAGCGGCCCGGCCTTCGGCCCGCGGGACGTCCGCCCGGGCATCCGGTACCGCGCCATCTACCCCGACACGGCCCGTACTGCGCCGACGCTGTGCCGGCACCTCGGTGCGATGTCCCTGGCGGGTGTGGCCGTCCGTACCGTTCCGATGGTGCCGATGAACGCACTGGTCATCGACAACTCGATCGCGGTCCTCCCGGCCGACACGACCAACGGCAGCGTCGCAGTACTGCGGCTGAACAGTGTGGTGACGACGGCTACCGAGCTGTTCGAGCGGATGTGGCCGGACGCCGTATCGCTGGCCGATTGCGACATCCCTGTCGACACGGATCTCTCGGGGCGTGAGAAGGAGATGCTGCGGCTGCTGTCGCTCGGCGCGACGGATGAGTTCGCCGCTGCCCAGCTGGGCATCTCGGTGCGGACAGTACGCCGGATGGTCGCGCAGATCATGAACCGCCTTGGCGCTCGCAGTCGCTTCCAGGCCGGGGTGAAGGCTGCCGACCGTGGCTGGCTGCTGGACCGGGCAAGCTGA
- a CDS encoding right-handed parallel beta-helix repeat-containing protein gives MPTPLHAGRVLTVAADRPGAYPTIGAALLEAPDGAAVAIAAGTYAETLELNGRSITLQAEAGATVVLDGDGADWPTLRAVDGELTLRGLDVRAGDGIAVSVDRTVLTVEQCTVRSRTRPAISVHASSAFTVDRCTISGAETGIVVEGASGRILDTVVTEISGDGIVVALGSDPLIRGCTISVCGGRGVYVYQYSRPELTDTEISSTGAEGVGVAHGSTPIARRLSIHDTRGPAFTFSPGCGGTVEGCRTDNTGQPALAIADGATVEVIERASARPAEVGGPLDDLLSDLDEMVGLPGVKSEVHALVDEIQVNEWRRTAGLSIGGVSHHLIFAGAPGTGKTTVARLYGKLLKALGVLPHGSFTEVSRRDLVGQYIGHTAEKTAQVFEKSLGGVLFIDEAYTLSRSAGTGGDFGQEAIDALVKLMEDHRDEIAIIVAGYTGEMNDFLDANPGLASRFSKTIEFENYSADELLLITSRMVEGGDYHLDPTATPPLTAYFDRIADTPNFGNAREARRLVESIRKAQSQRLRKLGRLPTTEELRHLTSEDVHTAAG, from the coding sequence ATGCCTACTCCGTTGCACGCAGGCCGGGTGCTCACTGTCGCAGCGGACCGGCCCGGGGCGTATCCGACGATCGGCGCCGCGCTGCTGGAGGCGCCCGATGGGGCTGCTGTCGCGATCGCGGCCGGTACGTACGCCGAGACGCTCGAGCTCAATGGCCGGTCGATCACGTTGCAGGCCGAGGCGGGCGCGACCGTAGTACTGGACGGTGATGGTGCTGACTGGCCGACGTTGCGGGCCGTCGATGGCGAATTGACGCTGCGCGGGCTGGACGTACGGGCTGGTGACGGGATAGCCGTGTCGGTCGACCGGACCGTACTGACCGTCGAGCAGTGCACGGTCCGGTCGCGGACCCGGCCGGCGATCTCCGTGCACGCGAGCAGCGCGTTCACCGTCGACCGCTGCACCATCAGTGGCGCTGAGACGGGCATCGTGGTCGAAGGCGCGAGCGGGCGGATCCTCGACACCGTGGTCACCGAGATCTCCGGCGACGGGATAGTCGTTGCCTTGGGCTCCGATCCGCTGATCCGCGGCTGCACGATCTCGGTCTGCGGCGGGCGCGGGGTCTACGTCTACCAGTACAGCCGGCCGGAACTCACGGACACCGAGATCTCGTCCACCGGCGCAGAAGGGGTTGGCGTCGCGCACGGCAGTACGCCGATCGCGCGACGGCTGAGCATCCATGACACCCGGGGGCCGGCGTTCACCTTCTCACCGGGATGCGGCGGGACCGTCGAAGGCTGCCGTACCGACAACACCGGCCAGCCGGCCCTGGCGATCGCCGACGGCGCGACGGTCGAGGTGATCGAACGCGCGTCGGCCCGGCCGGCCGAGGTGGGTGGACCGTTGGACGATCTGCTCAGCGACCTCGACGAGATGGTCGGTCTGCCGGGCGTGAAGTCGGAGGTCCATGCGCTCGTCGACGAGATCCAGGTCAACGAGTGGCGGCGTACGGCGGGGTTGAGCATCGGCGGGGTGAGCCATCACCTGATCTTCGCGGGCGCGCCTGGTACCGGGAAAACGACGGTCGCGCGGTTGTACGGCAAGCTCCTGAAGGCATTGGGTGTCTTGCCGCATGGCAGCTTCACCGAGGTCTCGCGACGGGATCTCGTCGGGCAGTACATCGGTCATACGGCCGAGAAGACGGCTCAGGTGTTCGAGAAGTCCTTGGGTGGCGTGCTCTTCATCGACGAGGCCTACACGTTGTCGCGCTCGGCAGGTACCGGCGGGGACTTCGGGCAGGAGGCGATCGACGCGCTGGTCAAGCTGATGGAGGACCACCGCGACGAGATCGCCATCATCGTGGCCGGCTATACGGGCGAGATGAACGACTTCCTCGACGCGAACCCGGGCCTGGCCTCCCGGTTCTCCAAGACGATCGAGTTCGAGAACTACTCGGCCGACGAACTCCTGCTGATCACCAGCCGGATGGTCGAAGGCGGCGACTACCACCTCGATCCGACCGCCACCCCACCCCTGACCGCGTACTTCGACCGCATCGCCGACACCCCCAACTTCGGCAACGCCCGAGAAGCCCGCCGCCTGGTCGAGTCCATCCGCAAGGCCCAATCCCAACGCCTGCGCAAACTAGGCCGCCTCCCCACCACCGAAGAACTCCGCCACCTGACCTCAGAAGACGTCCACACCGCCGCCGGCTAG
- the glgX gene encoding glycogen debranching protein GlgX codes for MQKWPGRPYPLGATYDGSGTNFALFSEVAQQVDLALIGDDGSEQLVQLTEVDGFVWHAYLPAVQPGQRYGYRVHGPYEPANGHRCNPSKLLLDPYAKAIDGQVDADESLFSYRFAKPDELNTMDNREHTMLSVVTNPFFDWGNDRPPGHAYHETVIYEAHVKGLTKTHPGLPEEIRGTYAGIGHPAIIEHLKELGVTAIELMPVHQFAQDGHLQERNLSNYWGYNTIGFFAPHNAYSSLGGLGQQVTEFKTMVQALHEADIEVILDVVYNHTAEGNEFGPTLSFKGIDNAAYYRLVDSDKSHYYDTTGTGNSLLMRHPHVLQLIMDSLRYWVTEMHVDGFRFDLASTLARQFHEVDRLSAFFDLVQQDPVVSQVKLIAEPWDVGDGGYQVGNFPPLWTEWNGKYRDTVRDFWRGEKYTLAEFGSRLTGSSDLYRDDSRRPLASINFITAHDGFTLRDLVSYNDKHNEANGEGGNDGESHNRSWNCGIEGETDDPSIRKLRAKQQRNFLATLLISQGVPMLAHGDEQGRTQSGNNNVYCQDNELAWVNWDLSEEQQDLLEFTGELVKLRNEHPVFRRRRFFHGDTGVDGLGDLVWFTPNGQEMQDGDWSRDDARAVAVFLNGDAISEPDPRGEPVVDDSFLILLNSNYEPEDFLLPAKEYGEAWTVVVDTVRPTGRVNEEEHPAGSTVRIEDHGMLVLTRPRQAAQ; via the coding sequence GTGCAGAAATGGCCTGGTCGTCCTTATCCCCTCGGAGCCACGTACGACGGTTCCGGTACGAACTTCGCGCTCTTCTCGGAGGTAGCTCAGCAAGTTGACCTGGCACTGATCGGTGACGACGGGTCGGAGCAGTTGGTCCAGCTCACCGAGGTGGACGGTTTCGTCTGGCATGCCTACCTGCCCGCGGTGCAGCCCGGCCAGCGGTACGGGTACCGCGTGCACGGACCGTACGAGCCCGCCAACGGGCACCGGTGCAACCCGTCCAAGCTGCTGCTCGACCCGTACGCGAAGGCCATCGACGGACAGGTCGACGCCGATGAGTCACTGTTCAGTTACCGGTTCGCCAAGCCCGACGAGCTGAACACGATGGACAACCGCGAGCACACCATGCTGTCGGTGGTGACCAACCCGTTCTTCGACTGGGGCAACGACCGGCCGCCGGGGCACGCGTACCACGAGACGGTGATCTACGAGGCGCACGTCAAGGGCCTGACCAAGACCCACCCGGGGCTGCCCGAGGAGATCCGCGGCACGTACGCCGGGATCGGGCACCCGGCGATCATCGAGCACCTCAAGGAGCTCGGGGTGACCGCGATCGAGCTGATGCCGGTGCACCAGTTCGCCCAGGACGGGCACCTGCAGGAGCGGAACCTGTCGAACTACTGGGGCTACAACACGATCGGCTTCTTCGCCCCGCACAACGCCTACTCGTCGCTCGGCGGCCTCGGCCAGCAGGTGACCGAGTTCAAGACGATGGTGCAGGCGCTGCACGAGGCCGACATCGAGGTGATCCTCGACGTCGTCTACAACCACACCGCCGAGGGCAACGAGTTCGGCCCGACGCTGTCCTTCAAGGGCATCGACAACGCCGCGTACTACCGGTTGGTGGACTCCGACAAGTCGCACTACTACGACACCACCGGCACCGGGAACAGCCTGCTGATGCGGCACCCGCACGTGCTGCAACTGATCATGGACTCGCTGCGCTACTGGGTCACCGAGATGCACGTGGACGGCTTCCGGTTCGACCTCGCGTCGACGCTGGCCCGTCAGTTCCACGAAGTGGACCGGCTGTCGGCCTTCTTCGACCTGGTCCAGCAGGACCCGGTGGTCAGCCAGGTGAAGCTGATCGCCGAGCCGTGGGACGTCGGCGACGGCGGCTACCAGGTGGGAAACTTCCCGCCGCTGTGGACCGAGTGGAACGGCAAGTACCGCGACACCGTCCGGGACTTCTGGCGTGGCGAGAAGTACACGCTGGCCGAGTTCGGCTCGCGGCTGACCGGCTCGTCCGACCTGTACCGCGACGACAGCCGCCGGCCGCTCGCGAGCATCAACTTCATCACCGCGCACGACGGCTTCACCCTGCGTGACCTGGTCTCGTACAACGACAAGCACAACGAGGCCAACGGCGAGGGCGGCAACGACGGCGAGAGCCACAACCGGTCCTGGAACTGCGGGATCGAGGGCGAGACCGACGACCCGTCGATCCGGAAGCTGCGGGCCAAGCAGCAGCGCAACTTCCTGGCCACGTTGCTGATCTCGCAGGGTGTGCCGATGCTGGCCCACGGCGACGAGCAGGGCCGGACCCAGTCGGGCAACAACAATGTCTACTGCCAGGACAACGAGCTCGCCTGGGTCAACTGGGACCTCAGCGAGGAGCAGCAGGACCTGCTGGAGTTCACCGGCGAGCTGGTCAAGCTGCGCAACGAGCACCCGGTCTTCCGGCGCCGCCGGTTCTTCCACGGCGACACGGGAGTCGACGGACTGGGCGACCTGGTCTGGTTCACCCCCAACGGCCAGGAGATGCAGGACGGCGACTGGAGCCGTGACGACGCCCGCGCGGTGGCGGTGTTCCTCAACGGCGACGCCATCTCCGAGCCGGACCCGCGCGGTGAGCCGGTGGTCGACGACTCGTTCCTGATCCTGCTGAACAGCAACTACGAGCCGGAGGACTTCCTGCTGCCGGCCAAGGAGTACGGCGAGGCCTGGACGGTGGTCGTCGACACTGTCAGGCCGACCGGTCGCGTCAATGAGGAAGAGCACCCGGCCGGGAGCACTGTGCGGATCGAGGACCACGGCATGCTCGTCCTGACGAGGCCGCGGCAGGCAGCGCAGTGA
- the treY gene encoding malto-oligosyltrehalose synthase, whose translation MTAVPQATYRVQIHADFGFDAAAEVVSYLHSLGISHLYLSPILQAAPGSMHGYDVVDHSRLSEPAGGRPAFDRLAARLADHRMGAIADVVPNHVAVPTPARLNKALWSVLRDGPGSPYAEWFDVDWGSGNQPLLMAVLGHRIGKVLADGELAVEGEVLRYYEHEYPLRPGTENLPIAELVTEQWYRLAHWKVADEELNYRRFFDVDTLAAVRVENQEVFEATHELLFSLLHEGKLNGFRIDHPDGLADPRGYLRRLAERTGGAWVVVEKILEGSEELPGDWPCAGTTGYDALLRVGGLFVDPAGAAPLSAFHSELTGEPADFAQVVEQAKREVVQHGQYAEVHRLVELLARICQDDVRLRDHTRRAFHEVVVELLVNFDRYRAYVVPGEQPDPTAVHALEHVTELARRNLDEDQQETLELVRDLLLGREAGTASRIDEHARHELIVRFQQTCGPVMAKGIEDTAFYRWFRLTSLNEVGGDPSHFGVSPEEFHAFAARLNDRWPRTMTTLSTHDTKRSEDVRARLGVLSEQPAAWTEAVRSWRTLSEPYRDSGLDGSTEYLVWQTLFGTWADGPIAEERLQAYVLKAVREAKRHTSWTSSDAEYEAQVAAFITGVLGDSQVLEAVGHFAAGQAEYVRAATLGQKLVQLTMPGVPDVYQGTEFVDLSLVDPDNRRPVDYSERIAGLARLDAGARPHGLAEEKLLVTAKALRLRRQNPEAFAGSYKPLPTSSGHAVAFRRGDSVVTIATRLPVALHRLGGWGDSTVVLPEGDWQDVLTGRSVGSGAARIHELLEELPVALLARS comes from the coding sequence GTGACGGCGGTCCCGCAGGCAACCTACCGAGTACAGATTCATGCGGACTTCGGCTTCGATGCTGCTGCCGAGGTGGTCTCGTACCTGCACAGCCTCGGGATCTCGCATCTGTACCTGTCCCCGATCCTGCAGGCCGCACCCGGCTCCATGCACGGGTACGACGTGGTGGACCACAGCAGGTTGTCCGAGCCAGCCGGTGGACGACCGGCCTTCGACCGGCTCGCCGCCCGCCTGGCTGACCATCGCATGGGGGCCATCGCGGACGTAGTACCGAACCACGTGGCTGTGCCGACTCCTGCCCGGCTCAACAAGGCTCTGTGGTCGGTACTACGGGATGGCCCGGGCTCGCCGTATGCCGAGTGGTTCGACGTCGACTGGGGGTCGGGCAACCAGCCGCTGTTGATGGCAGTGCTCGGCCACCGGATCGGCAAGGTGCTCGCCGACGGCGAGTTGGCGGTAGAGGGCGAAGTACTCCGGTACTACGAGCACGAGTACCCACTGCGCCCCGGGACGGAGAACCTGCCGATCGCCGAGCTGGTGACCGAGCAGTGGTACCGGCTGGCGCATTGGAAGGTCGCTGACGAGGAGCTGAACTACCGGCGCTTCTTCGACGTCGACACCCTGGCTGCTGTCCGAGTGGAGAACCAGGAGGTCTTCGAGGCGACCCACGAGCTGCTGTTCTCCTTGCTGCACGAGGGGAAGCTCAACGGCTTCCGTATCGACCACCCGGACGGCCTGGCCGACCCGCGTGGCTACCTGCGTCGCCTAGCCGAGCGCACGGGCGGTGCTTGGGTAGTAGTGGAGAAGATCCTCGAGGGCTCTGAAGAGCTACCTGGCGACTGGCCTTGCGCAGGCACTACCGGGTACGACGCACTACTGCGGGTCGGTGGGCTCTTCGTCGACCCGGCCGGGGCAGCGCCGCTCTCTGCCTTCCACTCGGAGCTCACTGGCGAGCCTGCTGACTTCGCTCAGGTAGTGGAGCAGGCCAAGCGTGAGGTGGTGCAGCACGGCCAGTACGCCGAGGTGCACCGACTCGTGGAACTACTGGCTCGCATCTGCCAGGACGACGTGCGTCTGCGCGACCACACCCGCCGTGCGTTCCACGAGGTGGTTGTCGAGCTACTGGTGAACTTCGACCGGTACCGGGCTTACGTAGTACCGGGTGAGCAGCCTGATCCGACTGCTGTGCATGCGCTGGAGCATGTGACCGAGTTGGCTCGGCGCAACCTGGATGAGGACCAGCAGGAGACGCTGGAGCTTGTGCGGGACCTGCTGCTCGGGCGTGAGGCCGGTACTGCGAGTCGCATCGACGAGCACGCGCGGCACGAGCTGATCGTGCGGTTCCAGCAGACATGTGGGCCGGTGATGGCCAAGGGGATCGAGGACACCGCCTTCTACCGGTGGTTCCGGCTGACCTCGCTGAACGAGGTCGGTGGGGATCCCTCGCATTTCGGGGTGTCGCCTGAGGAGTTCCATGCGTTCGCTGCCCGGCTGAACGATCGCTGGCCGCGCACGATGACGACGCTGTCCACACATGACACCAAGCGGTCCGAGGATGTCCGGGCGCGGTTGGGGGTGCTCTCCGAGCAGCCGGCGGCCTGGACGGAGGCGGTGCGGTCATGGCGGACGTTGTCGGAGCCGTATCGCGATTCGGGGCTGGACGGGAGTACGGAGTACCTGGTCTGGCAGACGCTGTTCGGTACCTGGGCTGATGGGCCTATTGCTGAGGAACGCTTGCAGGCTTACGTGTTGAAGGCCGTGCGGGAGGCCAAGCGGCATACGAGCTGGACGTCGTCGGACGCGGAGTACGAGGCTCAGGTCGCTGCCTTCATCACTGGTGTGTTGGGGGACTCTCAGGTGCTGGAGGCTGTCGGGCACTTTGCTGCTGGGCAGGCCGAGTACGTACGGGCGGCGACGCTCGGGCAGAAGCTGGTGCAGCTGACCATGCCGGGGGTGCCTGACGTGTACCAGGGCACGGAGTTCGTCGACCTCTCCCTGGTCGACCCGGACAACCGGCGGCCGGTGGACTACTCGGAGCGGATCGCTGGGCTGGCCCGGCTGGACGCTGGTGCTCGGCCGCATGGGCTGGCCGAGGAGAAATTGCTGGTGACGGCCAAGGCGCTGCGGCTGCGGCGGCAGAACCCGGAGGCCTTCGCTGGCAGCTACAAGCCGCTGCCGACGTCTAGTGGGCATGCGGTCGCGTTCCGCCGCGGTGACTCCGTGGTGACGATCGCTACCCGGCTGCCGGTGGCTCTGCATCGGCTTGGCGGGTGGGGCGACAGCACGGTCGTACTGCCCGAGGGTGATTGGCAGGACGTGTTGACTGGGCGCTCCGTGGGTAGTGGAGCGGCTCGAATCCATGAGTTGCTGGAGGAATTGCCGGTAGCGCTACTAGCTAGGAGCTGA